TGTACCCAATTATACGCAACTAACTAACTGACTTTGATAAAAACTCAAATCCTACACAGAAAAAAGCAGTCAATTCTACAAGAAGGATAAAGTTACCTGCTGAACGACACCAGTTTCAACATTAATAGGCCTATAAGATAATCGCTTTCTGCCATCACAACAAAGGTCTTGCGCAATACCACCCTGTATGATATTCGTCCCTCCTATAGATAGTCCATTACACAAAAAAAAAGTCATTATTTATATCAATATACAAATCCCCATTTTGAACTGATTTCTCCATTCTATCAAACATTTAGTTCAAATTTCCGAATTTTTTCCCCCTAGCTTACCTTGTTGCAATAGTAAAACCCCAAATTTTCGCCCCCTTACGACAAATCCTTGTTCCGCCATTGTCCCCAATAGTATACTACTAATAAATTCAATTTACAGCATCAAAGCCAGGCAAATCCCGTTAAATACACAAACAAAATCAATTCATTGATTAAGAAAGACAAAAAAGAACTATATTAATTTATCCCCTATTAAATATACAAGAACAAATCAAGGAACCTTAAATTTTACCCTCTccttcagtcatttgtttaccttttttatttcGGATATGTCAATACTGTAGAAATTCGTCATCACTGACATCAATTTTTGGCTGATCACTTGAAGAACTAGGGTCAGCGGCAATGACCTGAACTCGTGGTACTCCTGTATTCGCTCAGAACAGCCTGCAAATACACCGGAGTTTAATCCGTAAGCAGATACTGCATTAAGCTCTAACACCTAACTAGATGTGACGATATTGTTGGGATTAGTTTCACAGTTACAGCAGCATTGGATTCGGTACATCGTATAATAATTCAAGTCCCCAAACCTACCATGCATCTAAAAACTGAAAAGTTGAGGTCTCAGAATGAGGAAAAGACAGACTGACAAAAAAAAGAGTTGGATACTTAAGGTCTCAGCCTTTTATAATTATAAACATTTCTACGCGCAAGCCCTTAAAACATGGCCGAACTAATAAAAGGCTTCGTCTGACATAAAAAACTGAAATAAATCTGACAGGTGGTGGCAGAAATCAGTGCATCAGTAGAAAAGCAACACAAGGCAAACAAATAATTGTGACGGAATATACGCGACCTTCACACTTGCAATAACTTCCTTATCTTGATTCTTGCTGACCCGTTCGCCTATCATAGATTATTCAGTGGCAAACAATATGGTCATCTTCATTCTTCACCCTAGAAACTTGAGTCCTAAATTTCCAGGCTCTTAAGTTTGGGCCAATCATCGATGCTCAGGTAACGCAGGGAAGACAATAAACAGGTCGGAAACTCATTTAAGTTTATGGGTAGTAAAATACTAATTGTGCAGGGTGCAAACTTCGATGACAAAAAAATGGAGAATTGATTCAAGGTAAATCATACACATACTTTTGTTAGCCTATTGTGCTAATAGTCATTTATTTAAATTCATAAAAAAAATGGAGAATTGATTCAAGGTAAATCATACACAAAAAAATGGAGAATTGATTCAAGAAGAAaaaattcattcaacaaaaattgGAGGGTacaatatacaaaaaaaaaaaaaggttggtTCATATCAGTTGACTACCAAAGTCAAATAACGACGATATAAATAATGTCACTTAACTTAagatctcataaaataataatcGGATTCACGTAATAGTGTACGGAGTATAAGATAGAGTGCACACTACCGCAAGGTAAGACGTGAGATGTGGTGGATGAGGGGCCAGTCCTCCCCATTCGGTTTTTGGCATCTTTCTTTGAGACTTTCGGAACACCCTTCAATGAAAAGCCACTGGTGAGAGGTGAGTTTGGGCATCCATTTTGGCATGGATTTGAGTTTGGGACAATCCTCAATGGTAAGAGATCGGAGGGAAGTGCAGTACTGTAACCCCTCTGGCAATTCCTCCATCTCTTCCAATCCACACAATTCCAAGGATTGAAGGGTAGCAGCAAGGTTATGCCATGACATCCCACCCAACTCCACTTTTGGACACTCATCTATACGCAAATACTCCAAGGCAGAAAGATGCTCCAACCATCCTCCCACGCTCTTAAGTTGAGAGCAAAGGATGATGCGTAGGGTTCGCACGGAAGACAATAAATAGGTCGGAAACTCATTTACTTCTCCCAACCTCTCCATTCTCCTAGCAGACACTATTTCTATCTCTATCTCTGAAAGAAACTGAGTGTACTCGCTTGGCATTGATTTGAGCCACTCCACGTTGTTGATTTCCAGTCTCTTCAATTTGGTATATGACAAGGGACGAGGTGCGCACCTCATATCTCTTCTGCAATCACGTATTGTGAGCTCTTCGAGTTGCGGACATAAAGGGACAAACATCATATTTTCACACCATTTTATCCTGAGATTCTTTAGTAGAGGAAAACAGGGAGATGATACCCACTCTACTTGTGCTTCTCGGCTGCTCCTACTGTCATTAAAGTTGAGCACGTGCGACCCTGATTCTGATCTCCACCAACCTTTTAACTTAGGCAATTTGTGAATACTTAGATTATGGAGGCTGGGAAAGAAGGATGATCCTTCATCCGAGACAAGTGTTTCTGAGTCCGCCACATACTCTGTGTTCAACAATCCTGAAATATGTAGCGTTTTAAGGTAGGGAAGTTTCCCAATCTGCCAAGGCAGATAGAGCAACTCACTGCAATCtttgatcttcaaagtgacaAGATTAGGGAAATCAAACAACGCCAAGTTATCCCCCCTCCGTGGCCATCTCGGTATTGTCTCACCATGATAACCCTTCAACTTCAGTGCCTTGACATCACGATGAGGCTCCATCTCTTCCAGCAATGCTTGCTCAGACTCCTTGCTTCCATACTCCTCCCCGCGTCTAAAGTTAATAACAATCTTCTCTAGGTGTTCCTTACTCCTTAAATAGCCTCCCCCGCCTTGTTCTTCCTTCACAAATTTTGCATTTTTAAGTACTGCTATTTCAATCTTCAAATCCCCTTTCAATTTGTTCAGGTGCTTTAGGTCTTCCAACCCATAAAAACATTGCTTTGAAGTTGAACTTGGTCGAGCACCAACCACAAATTGGCAAAGAGTGTGCAGAGAGCTCAACATACTTATGCCAGCCGGCATACAACTCAGCGCATCACATTGAGCTACATTTAAGGTTCTTAGATCAACTAGGTTGCTCACATCATCTGTCAGTTGTTTTAAACTGTAGCAAGAATCTAAATTCAAAGTTTGGAGATTTACTAGCTTTGTTATTGACTTGGGAAGAACTTTTAGATTGGTATTGTATGAGAGGTCTAAACTCCGCAGATGCAACAGTTTACCTATTGAGTTTGGTAAACTTTTGGCCTGGGAATAACTCAAATCTAAAGACCTTAAGCATGTCCATTTCGGTATTGATTTACTTGCTAGTAGTTGGTCCACGCTACTCTCCTTGTCAAAATATTTAACAAAAAGGCACGTACGAATTTGAGAATTATTGAAGATATGTTGTGCGTAAGAGTCATCCACAAGAGAGAGATGGCGAACTCTTTTACCCACACTAGAAGTATCAAAACTGAACCTGAAAATCTCTTCGCCCGCTACTTTTTCAGCAATATCATGCAAGAGATCATGTATCTTAAACAATACATTCTTCTTGATTTTATCCTCGAGTAAATCTTGGAAAAAACACCTTTGAAGCAATATAAGAAAGTAGTCCTCGCCCAAATTCTCTGAGTCAATGTAGCCTTGTGCCATCCAAAGCTGAATCAACATATTCTTACTAATCACCCAATCCTTGGGAAAGATAGCACAGTATGCAAAACAAGCTTTCAAAGAAGGATTGAGTTGATCGTAACTTAACTTCAATATGCGGGTCATCATGGCATCATTACTCTCACTAAGACAGTCTAAGCCTTTGTCGTGAAATGATAACCACGTAGACAAGGATTGACCACGCAGAAGACTTCCTACTACTCTAATAGCAAGCGGGACAGTGGTACACTTTTTTACTATCTCTTTGCCAAGTTTAACCAATTCTTCATCTCTTTCTTCTCCTTGAAACGCCATCCTTTCGAACAAATCCCATGATTCTGGTTCTGTCAAACCTTGCAACACATGCACTCGATCAGTTCCAATCATTTGGGCCGTCGTTTTTGAGCGAGTAGTTACAATTATCCAACTCCCTCTCCCCCCTACGTTCAAAAACCCTTTGAACTTCTGCCATTGATCATAACTTTCAGTCCACACATCATCTAACACGAGCAAGTATTTTTGCCCTCCAAGTTGCTGCTTAACTACATAATGTATGTCCTCCAAAGACATTTTATCAGTAACAGATAATCCATTCACCGCCTTCGCTAAATGCCCTTTCAAGTCTAACTGTTGTTGATCCTGATCAGCAATGCAGGTCCACCTCTTCAGTGGGAATGCCTCAGTGATCCTAGGATCGTTAAACACAAGTTGggcaagagcggtttttcccaaaCCTCCCATTCCCAAAATGGAAAGCAAAGAAACATTTGGGTGATGTACATTATGAGAACCCAACAACACACCTACAATATTCTCCACATCTTCCTCCCTCCCGATGATTACATCAGACAAGCAAGAAGAAGTTTCCTCCTTTGTAAATTTGATAGGCTTAAAGTCAACCTTAAAACTAAGTTTATCACTCTTAGTGGCCATTTTGTTCAACTTATCGTTAACCCTTTTGACTTTACTTGAAAGTCTGTGAGTAAGAAGCTTAAACCTGAAAAAAAGGGATATGTGATAGAATATTAGTACAAATGTATTATTTGTATAATATTATGTTCCCTACCTTGTATTCTTAGTGCCTTATTATAAGCCTTGTGTCTAGTCTTATATTAAGCTTAGTGCCTTAATATAAGCTTAGTGCCTTAATTGTAGCATTAGATTAGGCATTAGATTACGCTCCTTAGTTTGTATATAAGTGACTGAGGTTTCAGTAATAGAACCCAACCATTAATCTCCTTTATGGTATCAGCTAGGTTCCGATTCTACAAATCGCTTCCGCTCCAAATCTAGCCGTCGTTCTTCACGACATCTCCTTCTTTCTCTCCTGCAAATGCCTGACTCCGCTCAGTCCAAGTCGGCCTTCCATCCGGCCTTGGCAGTCAATAGCATTCGCAATCACATAACCGTCATCCTTGGTATGGATAACAATCAATACCCTCTCTGGGTTGCCCTATTCACGAATCACGCGAAATTGAATCGCGTCCTTCATCACATCATCGAGTCGAAAAGTGGTGCTCCTAAACCACCCGCTACTGATGATGAGCAAGAATTATGGGAAACCCTCGATGCTACGGTTCTTCAATGGATTTACTCCACGGTGTCTACTGAATTGTTGGAAACCATAGTCGAGCCTGATACCACGGCCATGGAAACATGGAATCGACTTGCGGATATTTTCCAAGACAATAAAAATTCCCGTGCAGTTACTCTTGAGCAAGATTTCTCACATGTATCGATGAGTGATTTTGCGTCCGTCTCGGCTTACTGTCAACGCCTAAAGTCGTTGGCGGATCAGTTGAAAAACGTCGGGGCTCCGGTTTCTGATAGCCGTCTCGTTCTCCAATTGGTTTCGGGTCTCACCGAGGCCTATAACAGTGTCGGGTCGATTATTCGTCAAGCCAATCCTCTTCCTAAGTTTTACCAAGCTCGTTCTATGCTAACCCTAGAGGAAGCAAGCCTGGCAAAACAGAGTGCGCAATCTGCTGCTCTTTATGCGAAAGGGGGTTCTGACGATGGTGGCTCGGGGTCATCAAAACAGTCCAATACTTCTGCTGCTGGGAAAGGAGGTCGCGGTCAGGGTAATGGTGGAAAGAAGAAAGGACAAAAGGGTGGCAAGGGCAATACTGGCAAAAATGGCTCGGCTACCTCTGGTTCTGTTTCGTCTTCGCAGGTCCCTGCTGCAGCTCCTGGTTATGGGACGTGGCAATGGCCCTCATCTCCTTGGGGTTATCCACCGTGTCCATACCCCACCGGTCCCTGGGGTTATCGCCCTATGATGGGTCGTCCTCAAGCAGGTATTTTGGGTCCTCGACCTGCGCACGCATATGCAGCTGATGGGTCTGCTCCGTCTCAAACGGACATAGAGGCAGCCATGTATACCCTTGGCCTTACTCCACCGGAGCCGTGGGTCATGGACACAGGAGCCACGTCCCACATGACCTCTAATCAAGGTACTCTCTCGTCTTTTGTTAATTCAAGCATTAGTAATGGTATTATTGTTGGAAATGGCCAGTCAATTCCGGTTAAAGGTTATGGAAATGCTACTATACCGAAACCCCACCCCCCTCTCGTTCTCAAAAATGTATTATATGCCCCACACTTAGTCAAAAACTTAGTATCCGTAAGAAAATTTACCACCGATAACATGGTCAGTGTTGAATTTGACCCCTTTGGTTTTTGTGTGAAGGACTTACGGACGGGGAGTCGTCTCATGAGATGTGACAGTCGGGGGCAGCTATACACCATTTCCACCAAGCCTGTGTCAGCCGGTTTACCATCTACTTTTGCAGCCTTAGCATCGACTCCGTGGCATGATCGTTTGGGTCATCCCGGCTCTCCTATCTTTTCTTTTCTTAGACAAAATAAATTTATTGATTGTACTTTACATTCTTTAAACTCTATTTGTCAATCCTGTTCGATTGGGAAACATGTTCGTTTACCGTTTGCTACATCTACTACGCGCACTTTTATGCCATTTGACATTATCCATTGTGATCTTTGGACGTCTCCGGTTCTTAGTTCTTCCGGTCATAAGTATTATTTAATAATATTGGATGATTTTAGTAATTTTTTGTGGTCTTTTCCATTAGCCAAAAAATGCCAAGTTAATCCCACCTTAttaaaatttcatgcttatgttCAAACTCAATTTGAGCGTAAAATAAAATCTATACAATGTGATAATGGTTCGGAATTTATTAATGGCCTCTTTAAAGATTTTTGTGCGACTCAGGGTTTAATTTTCCGACTCTCTTGTCCACATACCTCTTCCCAAAATGGAAAGGCTGAGCGAAAACTTCGTTCCATTAATAATATTATCCGCACCCTTTTATTTCACGCATCAGTACCGGCCCGTTATTGGCACCACGCGTTAGAAATGGCCGCATATCTTATAAATATTTTGCCTAGCAAACCTATTAACTACAGCATACCCGTTTCCATCCTATATAATCGAGCTCCCCTATATCGTCACCTCCGAGTGTTTGGTTGCTTGTGTTATCCACTCATCCCGTCCACCACCATTCACAAATTGCAGCCCCGCTCCACACCTTGTGTTTTTCTAGGCTATCCTCCCAATCATCGAGGCTACAAATGTCTTGACATATCCACTAATAGAATGTTTATTAGTAgacatgtcatttttgatgagtcCAATTTTCCTTTTGCAAAGTTGCATCAACCTCCTCCCAGTAGCTATGATTTTTTGGACGACGGTTTTTCACCTTATACTGCCCGTTACAAACAGCAGTTACGTCAACCACCGTTACCACAGCCTAGTTTTACCACAACCCCTCGTGCCCAGCCCTCCCCTGCTGCCACGACAGAAGCCCCGACAGTGGCGGGTCAGCCTCTTGCCCCGACAGACCAGGCCCCAGCCCCGACTGTGGCTCCTCTGCCTCTTGTCCCTGCACCACGACAGAAGCCCCCCCCTCCACCCAAGGCCACGACCCGTGGTGATCACGGGATTGTGAAAGCCAACCCCAAATATTCAGACCCCAATAGCATTTACAGTTTAAGTCACAATACTACAATATCACCTATTCCCAAAACTCCCCTGTTAGCTATTCGTGACCCTCACTGGAAACTGGCTATGGACGATGAATACAATGCTTTAATTGATAATAAGACGTGGGACTTGGTTCCTCGTCCTCCGGATGTGAATGTGATACGATCCATGTGGATTTTTCGACATAAGTTTCATGCTAATGGTTCTTTTGAAAGGTATAAAGCTCGTCTTGTAGGTGACGGTAAAACGCAACAAGTAGGTGTTGATTGTGGGGAGACTTTTAGCCCAGTGGTCAAGCCGGCCACTATTCGCACCGTCTTATGTCTTGCACTTTCCAAGTCTTGGTCCATTAACCAACTCGACGTCAAAAATGCTTTTCTTCACGGTGCCCTTAATGAAACTGTATACATGTATCAACCAATGGGATATCGTAACAAGAAACATCCGGATCATGTTTGCTTACTTAACAAGTCGCTCTACGGTCTCAAACAAGCACCGCGTGCTTGGTATAAACGGTTTGCCGACTTCATTGCTCTATTGGGATTTACGCATAGCAAGGTGGATCATTCTCTTTTTATTCTTCGCCAAGGTACAAATATTGCTTATTTATTGCTCTATGTCGACGATATAATACTTACTTGTTCCTCAGACTTGCTTCGTACTTCCATTATGAGCCGTCTACAAACTGAGTTTGCCATGAAGGATCTCGGTCCTTTGAGCTTCTTTTTGGGTATTTCCGTAACTCAAGGCACTCAAGGTTTATTCTTGTCACAAAAGAAATATGCAGAGGACATAATTGACCGCGCAGGTATGTCCAATTGCAAGTCAGCAGCTACACCCGTTGATACGAAACCTAAGCTAAGTGCTACggcctcctctactccttactcGGACCCGAGTTTTTATCGTAGTCTTGCTGGGGCGTTACAATATCTTACGTTTACGCGTCCGGATATCTCCTATGCGGTGCAACAAATATGCTTGTTTATGCATCATCCCATGGAGGAACATATGGCAGCGTTAAAACGGATTATTCGGTATCTTAGTGGTAGTACTGATCGTGGACTTTGGTTAAAGAAGTCGGATCCTAAGCAACTTATTGCTTATACGGATGCGGACTGGGGTGGTTGTCCGGATACGCGGCGGTCTACCTCGGGTTACTGTGTTTACCTCGGGGAGAATCTAATTTCGTGGGCCTCTAAACGACAGCCAACGCTCTCTCGTTCTAGCGCGGAGTCCGAATATCGTGGAGTGGCTAATGTGGTTTCTGAAACTTGCTGGCTTCGAAATCTTCTTGTCGAGTTACATTGTCCCATGACTAAAGCCACTCTAGTGTACTGCGATAACGTTAGCGCCGTGTACTTATCAGGCAACCCCGTCCAACACCAACGCACCAAGCATATAGAAATGGACATTCATTTCGTCCGTGAGAAAGTAGAAAAAGGTGAAGTACGGGTTAAGCACATTTCCTCTCGttatcaaattgcggacatttttacgAAGGGCCTACCGTTGGTTCTCTTTGATGATTTTCGCACCAGTCTCAACATTCGTCTTCCTCCGGTTCCGACTGCGGGGGTGTGATAGAATATTAGTACAAATGTATTATTTGTATAATATTATGTTCCCTACCTTGTATTCTTAGTGCCTTATTATAAGCCTTGTGTCTAGTCTTATATTAAGCTTAGTGCCTTAATATAAGCTTAGTGCCTTAATTGTAGCATTAGATTAGGCATTAGATTACGCTCCTTAGTTTGTATATAAGTGACTGAGGTTTCAGTAATAGAACCCAACCATTAATCTCCTTTAATATGACCTTGTTGCTTCTGAGTTGATTTTGTTTGGCAAGGGTGAGGAACTCATCTAACACATCATCAGCGTCATAAACAGCATCTTTGAGCTCTTGAATGTAATTCTTTTCCTGGCTGTTGAGCAAGTCCTGCTTGGCATCAGCATCCTCAAGAACAGCTCTGACGGTTTGGACAGTGTTCTGGAGATCAATAAGCTCGGATTTGCAGTTAGAGATGGAGCACACTGAATGTATCAGACCCAAAGTTTGGATAGCAGTAAGTATAGTTTGAACTAAAGACAAAGTTGTTGAAAGATCCATGATTGTGGGAAATTGAATGATATCTCTGAGATTTGTTTTTTAGTGTTTGTAAATGCAAGAAATCAGAAAAATAGATAATGCAGAAAGTGATAGAGAAGGGCCAATAAATGAATGGAGATGTgacatcaatactatatattaattccagaaaccaagggacttcaatgtaattaaagaaagttatacaaattaattatactatatagttttaaatcactagcaccgtgtgatggacccgattaagggatctcaatgcaaatattatattgtttgggttaaaattaaattatatagaagcttggtaattttcctaaacatttgtaagagattaaaatatggtcaatttccttaaaataaaataattaattaagaaggtcaatttccttaaaataaaataattaattaggatggttaatttcaaggagactaaaagaaagaagatgcttggtaattttcctaaatatttatagaatactagaagatggtcaatttccttaaaataaaataattaattagtataaacatgcacacttatgctattaattattatcatcataaaattatatattaaatttaaaatctatgcaattttattaaactttatagtttattagatgtataaatatgctaattatttaacatacaaaaatataatataagtaggttataaataattcaagttagataccagaatatataatattgtataattctttcgatttgatttaatgcatatatgtaatatatttataaatatataatcctcttaaaattacatgcctaagtagtaaaagtaatttcgtcagtaaagaaaagaattgtagtaacattggatatagttatatgatagtaatcactcatttgaatagtaaaagtaacaatattatcagcgagattagtgaaagtggtagaaacaacaacgggagtatgaaataatcaatattaatgcggcaatagtgaaagtaaaaataattacggcgggagtagttaCAATTATCAATATTAccgcggcagtagtgacagtaataataattacggtgagagtagtgaaagtaacaatgattacgggcaagtagtgaaatgttattactattgtttcattagtaagagtaaaatattaataacgggagtagtgaatttgtctcaaaatttatttaatcgtaattttaggatatgtcgtagaaaaataaaatatattaataataaatttatgggttatgc
The Silene latifolia isolate original U9 population chromosome 11, ASM4854445v1, whole genome shotgun sequence genome window above contains:
- the LOC141611341 gene encoding putative disease resistance protein RGA1, coding for MATKSDKLSFKVDFKPIKFTKEETSSCLSDVIIGREEDVENIVGVLLGSHNVHHPNVSLLSILGMGGLGKTALAQLVFNDPRITEAFPLKRWTCIADQDQQQLDLKGHLAKAVNGLSVTDKMSLEDIHYVVKQQLGGQKYLLVLDDVWTESYDQWQKFKGFLNVGGRGSWIIVTTRSKTTAQMIGTDRVHVLQGLTEPESWDLFERMAFQGEERDEELVKLGKEIVKKCTTVPLAIRVVGSLLRGQSLSTWLSFHDKGLDCLSESNDAMMTRILKLSYDQLNPSLKACFAYCAIFPKDWVISKNMLIQLWMAQGYIDSENLGEDYFLILLQRCFFQDLLEDKIKKNVLFKIHDLLHDIAEKVAGEEIFRFSFDTSSVGKRVRHLSLVDDSYAQHIFNNSQIRTCLFVKYFDKESSVDQLLASKSIPKWTCLRSLDLSYSQAKSLPNSIGKLLHLRSLDLSYNTNLKVLPKSITKLVNLQTLNLDSCYSLKQLTDDVSNLVDLRTLNVAQCDALSCMPAGISMLSSLHTLCQFVVGARPSSTSKQCFYGLEDLKHLNKLKGDLKIEIAVLKNAKFVKEEQGGGGYLRSKEHLEKIVINFRRGEEYGSKESEQALLEEMEPHRDVKALKLKGYHGETIPRWPRRGDNLALFDFPNLVTLKIKDCSELLYLPWQIGKLPYLKTLHISGLLNTEYVADSETLVSDEGSSFFPSLHNLSIHKLPKLKGWWRSESGSHVLNFNDSRSSREAQVEWVSSPCFPLLKNLRIKWCENMMFVPLCPQLEELTIRDCRRDMRCAPRPLSYTKLKRLEINNVEWLKSMPSEYTQFLSEIEIEIVSARRMERLGEVNEFPTYLLSSVRTLRIILCSQLKSVGGWLEHLSALEYLRIDECPKVELGGMSWHNLAATLQSLELCGLEEMEELPEGLQYCTSLRSLTIEDCPKLKSMPKWMPKLTSHQWLFIEGCSESLKERCQKPNGEDWPLIHHISRLTLRLF